The nucleotide sequence GGGTGTAGCTCGGCAAGGTCGTCTGCACCGTGTCGGTGCGCCCACCGGCAGCCTCATTGACTATGTCGCCGGTGTTGTCGACGACGTAGGTATCGTTGCCTTCGCCACCATCCATCACATCGGCGCCCAGGCCGCCGTTGAGCGTGTCATTGCCGCCGAGACCCACAAGGGCGTCATCGAACGCGGTGCCCGTTAGTGCGTTAGCGCCATTGGTTCCCGTGATGAGATCGCCCACGTTGCCAGTCGCCGCCGAAGTCACCGTTTCGGTCGTGCCCTGGTCGTCGGTGTAGGTCACCACCACGCGCACCGGCAGACCGACATCCGCCTGAACAGGGGTGTAGGTCGCGGCCGTCGCGCCAGCGATGGCGACGAAAGTCAAACCGCTAGCCCGCTGCCACTGGAACGTGAAGACCGCGCCCGTCGTGCCGTCCGCGTCGGCGATATCCGCCGTCGAGGCCGTCAAAGCCTGGCCTTCGGTCGGCGTAGCATCGCTGATCGTCGGCACGCCGGTTGGCGCATCGTTGAGATTGGCGACCGCCGCGGTCGGCGTGGAAAACGCCGTCTCGACCACACCATTGGCGTCCGTGTAATTCATCCTGACACGTAACGCCAGACCGACCTGCCCGTCCCCAGGCTGGAAGCTCGCGTCCGTCGCCCCCACGATATCGGTAAAGGTACCGCTGCCAGGCGTCTGCTCCACCTGCCACGCGAAGCTTATGGCGCCGGCGGGAATCACCCCACCCGGGTTGTCCGCATCGGTGACGCCGGCGGCCGAAGCCGTCAGCAACTGGTTTTCGGCTGGTGTGGTGTCGCTGACCGTAGGCTGACCCACCGGAGCGTTATTGCCGTTACTGTCGAGTACGACGGCCTCATCGGAGAACTGCACCCGTTCGATGTTCCGAATGGTGTCGGTGCCGTCGGCGCCGACGTTATCCGTGACGATGAACGTGCCGGCAGTGGCCCCGGCGGCGATGGTGTAGTTCGCCCGCACACCCGAGAACGCCGCCGTGTCGGTATCGCCGGTTCCGTCCGCGGTCAGTATCTCACGCACGATACTGATGCTGCCCGGGTTGATCTGCCCAGCGAACGCCCGCGCCTGAAGGCCGGTCATGCTGTCCGCGCTGATTACGGCGCCGTTGATATCGGTTGCTTCCTGCCGGACGTTCAGCCACTTGTCTCCGTCGATGATATCGTCGCCGCCGCGCCCCTCGATGAGGTCGCCGCCGTCGCCACTCAGGATGATGTTGCCGCTGTCGTAGCCGGTCACACCCGCGCCGAGTACGTCCTGCAGCCCGTCGATGAGCGGGATGTTGGCTGCGGTCAACTCGTTACCGACCACGCCGTTGACCACGTTGTTCTCGTCATCGCCGCGTAAGATGTCGGAGAAATTCCAGCCCGATAAGCCCTCGACCAGGTCGAACCGGTCACGAATCGCATCGACATCCGGTGGCAACAGGCCAGTAAAGAACATGTCCGCATCGGCCGCTTGCGGATCGCCCTTATGGGTGACCCAGTCGAAGCCCAGCATACCTTCGTTGCGCTCGATGCCCGGACCCGCGACCATGATGTCGTCGCCGGTTTCGGAGTCGTAGTCGTCGTTACCGCCGTCGCCGATGATGACGTCGTTGCCGACGATAAGGCTATCCTGGAACGGGGCGTCATTGTCGGCTTGCAGCAGATCAGCGCCATTGCCGCCTTCGATCCAGTCGTCGCCTTCGCCGCCGAACACGATATCGGAGTCGTCGCCGGCGATGATGAAGTCATTGCCGCCGCCGCCAAACGTTTCTTTCGGATCGCGGCCCGCGACCACGAAGTCGTCGTCGGCGCCAGCCAGGATCAGGTCGATGCCCGCGCCGGCGCTGATGACGTCGTTGCCGCCTTCGCCCTTGATGTTGTCGTCGCCGAAGATGTCGGTGATGATGTCGCCGCCCAGCCCGCCGATGAGTATGTCGTTACCGGCCCCGCCCTCGATACGGTCGTTGCCTCCATCGCCCGAGACGGTGTCGTCGCCCTCGCTGGCGGTGAGGGTGTTGTTGCCGTCGGTGCCGCCGAGGACGACATGCTCCGCGCCGGTGTAGCGCAGGTTCAGATCGGGGGCCGTGCCACTACGAATAACATCACCTGCCGGGTCTGGACCCGTTTGCCGTGCGATCCTCCACGCCGCGTCTATTCTGATGCTATTAGCGCAAGGTGAGTATAGTCGAAGTTTCGGCGTATGCAGCATCTTGTGCGAAGATTAAAGCCTTCGACAACTTGCCGCGCGGCGGTATTACGCGGGAAGTTCGGACTACCGGATTGAAGGAACACTGTGACGGACGAGAGCCGCCGCAACTTCTCTTACTACGCGCGTCGGGGAGACATACCTAGAAATGATGGACTACTGCTTCATCGCTGGACGGGCTTTGTTATTGACCCTCGCGGCGCTCAGCGTTTCAACGGCCCACGCCGCGCAAGCGCTTAAGACTTACAACGTCGATCCCGACCAGATTTCGGTTTCCGGCTTGTCCTCGGGCGGTTACATGGCCGTGCAGATGCACGTAGCTTTTTCCGCATCCGTCATGGGGGCGGGGGTCTTGGCCGCGGGGCCTTATTTTTGCGCGGAAGGGAATGTCCTTTATGCGACCACGCGCTGCCTGAACAGCGGGGTGTCATTGCTGCCGCCGGGCGAATACTTTCAGGATCTAACCGAAGAGCTGTCCGACGCCGGTCGCATCGACTCCACCGCGGGCATGGCCGGCGATCGCGTATGGCTGTTTACCGGCGGCGCGGATGATGTCGTGGCGACGCCGGTGGTGGACCGCCTGCGCGCCTTTTACGAATCCTTTGTGGATGCCGGGAATATTGTTTATCTGCGCAATCAGATTCCCGACGCGCAGCACGCGATGATCACGGACGACTACGGCAAGCCTTGCGGCTTTGAAGGCGGCGCGTACATCAACGACTGCGATTTCGACGCGGCGGGGGCGCTGTTGAAACATATCTACGGCGAATTGAAACCGCCGGTCGAGGCGCCGCCCGCGCACCTGAAGACCTTCGATCAGTCGCCCTTCTCGGGGACGGACAGTCTGGGTGCCGAAGGCTTCGTCTACGTGCCGAGCGATTGCGAAAGCGGGGACGCGGGTTGCAGGCTGCACGTCGCCTTTCACGGTTGCCGCCAGAACCGGAACGTAATCGGCGACGAATATGCGCGCCACGCGGGCTACAACGAGTGGGCGGAGGCCAATGATGTGGTGGTGCTGTATCCGCAAACCGAATCGACCGCGGTCAATCAGTGCTGGGACTGGTGGGGCTATACCGATGGCGGCGTGGAGTGGAATTACGCTACCAGAAGCGGTCTGCAGATGGCGGCGGTCAGAGCCATGATCGGTCGCGTTGCCGGCGAACCGCGGTCGGGCTACTGTGGCGCGGACAGCATCGCCGCGCACGTCGCAGCCGGGCGCGCCTATAGTCAAGTTTACTGGTGGCTGTGGGACTTTTATTATGCCAGCGGCAGTAACGATTATCTGGGCTGGCTGGAGTCGGCGAGGGTAACCCTGAAGCAGGTTAAGCCGGGCGCATTCGAGGTTGCGTCCGCCTGCCCGTGAAGACTACTTTATACTGCATTTCCGCATCGACCATCGAGAGGCCATCAATGGGTCCTCAGTAAGCGACGGTCAGCCGCGCCAGAGTCAAGCCAAAAAAGCGATCACCACTCTGACCGCGAAAGCCCCAGCCCAGATGCTCACTGCAACCGCCACACAGCGCGATTCGCCAGCGGTAGCCCGCGAACCATGTATATTCCAGGGTCTCCGCTCCGGTCTCCATCACACCAGGCGCTTCACGAAAGCAGCCGATGCGGTACTCGATGCCGTGGGGATTGGTGCAGCGATGCTCGTGAGAATCGCACACGAGGATGCGGTCGCGGTCGCGGGTGATGGCGTAACCGCAGGTCCGGCATCGCAGATATCGATCAGCCTGCGCGGCGAAAGCGTCATTGTGCGCGGGCAGGAATTTGCCGGTTGGCGCGGGATGGTCGCTTGCCTGCCTGGGCCGCGCGCGTATTGTGCGGGCTGCGCCCTGCCGAGCGGACGCCACTGGTTCTGCATTCAAGGACATATTACCTTAGAGCCCATAACCAGCATCAAATTCTTCCATCCGGTCGAAGGAAACCATCATCGTGTATCGCACTGCCGAGCGGCGCCTGAGCAGGCTTTACAATTCCGGTCGGCAGAGCCTGTTGACCGGGGGCGGAATCGGGCTCGAAAAAGAATGCCTGCGCGTGACGCCTGAGGGCAATATCGCGCAGACGCCGCACCCGCCGGCGCTGGGCGCCGCGCTCACAAATCCGTATATCACTACCGATTACTCCGAGGCGCTGACCGAGCTGATTACGCCGCCGTTCGGCGACGTGCGCGACTGTCTGGATTTCCTGCGCGACGCGCAGAAGTTCGTCTACGCGAATCTTGGGCCCGAGTTGCTGTGGTCCACCAGTATGCCCTGCGTGGTCGCCGGCGAGACCAGCATTCCGATCGCCTATTACGGCGAATCGAACGCCGGCACCATGAAGAGCGTTTATCGGCGCGGGCTGGGCCATCGCTACGGTCGCGCGATGCAGGTGATCGCCGGCGCGCACGTGAATTACTCGCTGCCCGCCACGTTCTGGCCGGTGTTCCAGGAGCACGAAGGCGATCGCCGCCCGCTCGCCGAATTCATCTCCGATAAATACATGGGCATGACGCGCAATCTCCAGCGCTTCGGCTGGCTGATTCCGTATCTCTTCGGCGCCTCACCGGCGGTTTGCAAGTCGTTTATGCACGGGTTGCCATCCAGCATGCCCGAGTTCGACGTCAACACCTATTTCGAGCCTTACGGTACGTCGCTGCGCATGAGCGACATCGGCTACCAGAACACCAAGGAGGCCGCGTGTGGCGCGAAGGCCAGCTACGATAATCTCGACGCTTACGCACAGAGCCTGGCGCGCGCCACGGAGACGTCGTGTGCGGCGTATGAGCCGATCGGCGTGCTGGTGGATGGCGAATATCGCCAGCTCAATACCAACCTTCTGCAGATCGAGGCCGAGTATTACAGCTCCGTGCGACCCAAGGTGGTGCTGCGAGGCAACGAGAAACCGAGTCTCGCGCTCAAACGCCGCGGCATCGAATACATCGAATTGCGCTCGCTGGACATCAACGCCTTCGATCCACTGGGCCTGAGCGAGGATCAACTTCGCTTTGTGGAAATCTGCATGCTGTTTTGCGTGCTGCACGACAGCCCGCGCATTGACGCCGCTGAGGCCTGTGAGATCGACGCCAATCAGGGCGCCGCCGCGCGGCGCGGTCGCGACCCTCAGCTCACCCTGCAACGCCACGGTAAATCGTTGAGTCTGACCGCTTGGGCCGCGGAACTCATCGAAGCAATGGCGGGAATCGCCGAGACCCTGGACGCCGGCCACCGCGCGCAGTGCTATCGAAGCGCGCTATCTACGGCGCGGGAAACAGTCCGGGACCCTGCGCGCACACCCTCGGCGCGCATGCTTAACGAGATGCGCGCGGCCGGCGAAGGGTTTTTTCACTACGCCATTGCAAAGTCGCTGGAACACAAAAATTACTTCGACGCACAGAGCTTAACTGAGGATCGCGAACGCCGGTTCGAGACGGCGGCCCGGCACTCGTTACGCGAACAGCGTGAGATCGAGGCCGCGGACGACATACCGTTCGATGAGTATCTGCGTCGGTACTTCGCGCAGGCTTAAAGCAAAAAAAGCACGGCTCAGTGCTGGATCGGCGCGCCTGCGACCGTGCTCAAGCCAGCGCGCCGCGCCATCGGATCCTGTCGATAAAAGTCACGCAGTTGGCGGTATACCGCCGGATAAATTTCCACGATGATTTCCGGCGCTTCGAAAAACAGTTCGCTGGTAACGGCGAAAAATTCCTCCGGCGATTCGGCTCCATAAGTATCGATTCGCTGGGCCGCGGCTCCTGTATCTACCCTGCTCCGGAAATCTTCGAACGCCAGCGAAAAATCCCGCGTCCAGGCCGCGATGTCCATGTTACGGTGTAACGGTGGCATACCATTCGCAACACCATTGCGCATATCGAGCTTATGCGCGAACTCGTGGATAACGAGGTTGTAACCGTGGGACTCCCCCCGTTCGATGCGCGGCCAGGCCAGCACCACCGGGCCACTCAGCCAGGCCTCGCCACTCAGCGCGCCGCGCTCAGTGTGCACCACGCCGGCTTCGTCAACGTAAGCGTGCATGGGCGTGAAATCGTGTGCGTAGACGATGATCGACACCCAGCCGCGATACCATTCAAGGCCCAGATTCAGGATTGGCAGACACGCCTGCATGGCGATGGTCAGCCGCATGTGCTCGGTGATGTAAAGGTTACCGGCGCCGCTGAATGACTTTTCGTGCACAAACAGGATAGCGAGCTCGCGCAGACTGTTCGATTCGATGCTCGAAAGCCAGCGCAGCAGCGGCAGCCGCGTGATCGCGGCCCGCCAGGTAGTCGCCGGGATGGTCGATGCCGAGACGATCCGCCGGCGGCGCCAGCGCCGATAACTCCACATCAGCGAGCACCCATGCGGCGGTGTCGCGCGCGCCTATTTCTTAGGAAGCGCGCGTAACCATTTTGTTTTTCAGCCGGCCGATACCTTCGACTTCACATTCGACCACGTCGCCGTCCCCAAGAAATTCAGGCGGCTTGCGCGCGAAGCCCACGCCACTGGGCGTGCCGGTCGCGATGATGTCGCCCGGCTCCAGCCGCATCCCGCGCGACACGATAGCAATCGTGGTCGCCACGTTGAGAATGTGATTTTCGGTGTTCGATTCCTGCTTGAGCGCGCCGTTGACCCAGCTGCGCAAGCCCAGTCGCTGGGGATCGGGAATCTCGTCGGCGGTAACGATGCAGGGGCCGACCGGCGAACTCGCGTCCAGGCTCTTGCCCAGAAAAAACTGTTTGTGCCGCGACTGCATGTCCCGCGCGGAGATGTCGTTGACGATGGTATAACCGAACACATGTCGCAGAGCGTCTTCCGGCGCGATGCCGCGCCCAGGCTGTCCAATCACGACAGCCAGTTCAACTTCCCAGTCGATCTGGCTGGAGATATGGGGCTCGAAAGGAATATCGGTATAGGGGCCGGTGACGCTGGTCATCGCCTTGGTGAAGACGACCGGATGCTCCGGGAGCTTGTATTTGCGTTGGAACGCCGCCGCGGATTCCTGCGCGTGATCCGCATAATTCCAGCCCAGGCAAATGAGATTGCGGCGCGGTCGCGGGATGGGCGCCAGCAACTGCGAGAGTTCAAGTGGCCGACACGCAGCAATCGGAGGGTCCATAACGCAACGCCTGAGTTCGGCCATTAACTCCGCGCCGCCATCGATCAGCGCCTGCATGGAATCGATGTCGGCTGGCCATCCATCTATCTGCGACGGGACGACGAGCTGGTCGCCTGTCTGCACGGCAAGGCGCAGCTGGTGGTTATCGGCAAACGTGACTAAACGCATAATCGAACTCTCGCGGGGAAATCCATCTAAAGCTCCGAACCTGAAATTGCCGGGCAACGCTACCTGCGGACGCTCAGCGCAGTCGAATCGCCTGGCGCATGACTTGCATCTCGGCGCATTCAATTTTCACAAATTAACGGAGAAAGTGATGTTACTCAAATTGTTTGCTACTCGCAGCCTGCTCGCCTTAATGCTGGGTTTGGGCGCGATGTCCTCGGTATACGCGCAGAATCAATCCCCCCAGCAAATGCCGTCGATGCAGCCGGAAGCCATGAACCCGGCCGACGTCTCCGACCAACATCTGGAAAAATTCGCCAACGTGAATGTCAAGGCGCAGGAAATCCAGGAGAAGTACAAGTCGGAAGTCGATGGCGCCAAGACGCTGGATGACATCGAAACAATTCAGGAGAAAATGAACGGAGAACTGGTCGACGCAATTGAGAGTGAAGACCTCTCGGTGCAGAAATACCAGCAGGTCGGCATGGCGGTGCAGCAGGATCCGGAGTTGCGGCAGCGGGCAATAGAAAAAATAACCGAAAAGTCAAATAGCCGGCCTTGACCGCAATCATTGCCCGACCAATAAACGTGGCACACAGGGAAGTGACGTCATTGCGCGCATAGCGCTTCCGCCCTGAGCTGGAACAGTCATTCGCCCCGATCGGGAGGGTCTGGGAAATCCGCGGCGTACCTGCTTATCCACTCCCTGGCGGCTTCCTCCGCGTTCAGTTCACGTCCTTCGCTATCCTTCGCCCAGCGCCTGTATTGCTCGATGTGGCAAACCTGCTCCACCATGCGCGCGCGGAATGCGTCTTCGGCGTCCATAAACTCAACGCCCAGATCAAAACCGCTTACACACGAGTGACACCAGATCACCCTGGCCCGGGCATCGAAGGGCGGATCGACCAGGCGGATATTCAGACGGATCAGCGTGCCGGGTTTAACGTAAGCGCTGAACCCGCAGCGCAGTCCGCCGAAGCTGATATCGCGCACGCGCTGCCGATGCTTCCGGTCGCGCGCCATGAGCGCGATTTCGATCGGGATGTCGGCTGGATGCCTGATATAGGCACGATGATTTAGTTCGGACATCACCGCTCCTAGTTTAACGGTAAACGCGGAAATCGTCTGGACCGATTTTGAACAGCATCAGCTGACCCGGCAGGGTGCGCACCACGGATGATGCGAATAGTACAATGCGGTCGGTGGATACGCCCACAAGCTTGCGCAGAGGTTGGCGAACGGGGCGGCGGGCTTTACCCACCCTGCGTGGCTGATCCCGCGGAAATTCATTTCGATCCCGCCGCGCTGGCCGGTACTTCGCCCAGTTCCGGCTGCGCCTCGGTGCGCGGGTACATCTCCAGGGCCGCGGGCGTGGTGCGCGTCATGGGGACGAACGGCTCCTGGGCTTCGGTGGGGATATCGTCGTCGCGGCGTATCAGATATACCACATAGCAGCCGAGAATGGCGAGCGCCGCCGAAAAGAAAAACAGCAGCGTCCCGGGCCGGAAAGTGTCCATGAACAGGCCGGCCAGCGCCGGGCCCAGCGCCGCGCCGACGCCATACACGAGCAGCAGACCGCCAGTCGCCTCCAGCACGTCCTCGCGCTGCAGGTGATCGTTCATGTGCGCCGCCGACAGCGAGTAGATTGAAAACAGCAATCCCCCGTAGACGAACCCGCCGGCGTACGCCGCGACCGGCAGGTAGTGAATGGCGACATAAATCACCAAGGCGCTCAGTGCGGCCGCGAAGCTAGTGCCGGCAAGGATCTTGCGCCGGTCGCGAGTATCGGAGAGATGTCCCACCGGGTACTGCAACACCGCGCCGCCCAGTATGATGATACTCATGAACAACGCGGTCGCCGCCGTGGACAGCCCGACCCGCTGCGCGAAGATGGGACCCATGCCGAGCAACGCGCTGGCGCAGATGCCGGCGGTAAACGCGCCCGCCACCGCCAGCGGCGCCACGTCGTGCAGATGTCCCAACCCTAAGTGCGCGCGAGGCACGGACACTGGCTCGCGCACGCGCGTGAAGGTGATCGGCACCAGCCCCAGCGAGAACAGCATGGAAGCCAGGGCGAACAGGTTCAGCGAGTTGATGTCGCCGGCAAGAATCAGGAACTGGC is from Gammaproteobacteria bacterium and encodes:
- a CDS encoding fumarylacetoacetate hydrolase family protein, translated to MRLVTFADNHQLRLAVQTGDQLVVPSQIDGWPADIDSMQALIDGGAELMAELRRCVMDPPIAACRPLELSQLLAPIPRPRRNLICLGWNYADHAQESAAAFQRKYKLPEHPVVFTKAMTSVTGPYTDIPFEPHISSQIDWEVELAVVIGQPGRGIAPEDALRHVFGYTIVNDISARDMQSRHKQFFLGKSLDASSPVGPCIVTADEIPDPQRLGLRSWVNGALKQESNTENHILNVATTIAIVSRGMRLEPGDIIATGTPSGVGFARKPPEFLGDGDVVECEVEGIGRLKNKMVTRAS
- a CDS encoding heme peroxidase, encoding MLHTPKLRLYSPCANSIRIDAAWRIARQTGPDPAGDVIRSGTAPDLNLRYTGAEHVVLGGTDGNNTLTASEGDDTVSGDGGNDRIEGGAGNDILIGGLGGDIITDIFGDDNIKGEGGNDVISAGAGIDLILAGADDDFVVAGRDPKETFGGGGNDFIIAGDDSDIVFGGEGDDWIEGGNGADLLQADNDAPFQDSLIVGNDVIIGDGGNDDYDSETGDDIMVAGPGIERNEGMLGFDWVTHKGDPQAADADMFFTGLLPPDVDAIRDRFDLVEGLSGWNFSDILRGDDENNVVNGVVGNELTAANIPLIDGLQDVLGAGVTGYDSGNIILSGDGGDLIEGRGGDDIIDGDKWLNVRQEATDINGAVISADSMTGLQARAFAGQINPGSISIVREILTADGTGDTDTAAFSGVRANYTIAAGATAGTFIVTDNVGADGTDTIRNIERVQFSDEAVVLDSNGNNAPVGQPTVSDTTPAENQLLTASAAGVTDADNPGGVIPAGAISFAWQVEQTPGSGTFTDIVGATDASFQPGDGQVGLALRVRMNYTDANGVVETAFSTPTAAVANLNDAPTGVPTISDATPTEGQALTASTADIADADGTTGAVFTFQWQRASGLTFVAIAGATAATYTPVQADVGLPVRVVVTYTDDQGTTETVTSAATGNVGDLITGTNGANALTGTAFDDALVGLGGNDTLNGGLGADVMDGGEGNDTYVVDNTGDIVNEAAGGRTDTVQTTLPSYT
- a CDS encoding PilZ domain-containing protein, producing the protein MSELNHRAYIRHPADIPIEIALMARDRKHRQRVRDISFGGLRCGFSAYVKPGTLIRLNIRLVDPPFDARARVIWCHSCVSGFDLGVEFMDAEDAFRARMVEQVCHIEQYRRWAKDSEGRELNAEEAAREWISRYAADFPDPPDRGE
- a CDS encoding zinc-dependent peptidase, with amino-acid sequence MMWSYRRWRRRRIVSASTIPATTWRAAITRLPLLRWLSSIESNSLRELAILFVHEKSFSGAGNLYITEHMRLTIAMQACLPILNLGLEWYRGWVSIIVYAHDFTPMHAYVDEAGVVHTERGALSGEAWLSGPVVLAWPRIERGESHGYNLVIHEFAHKLDMRNGVANGMPPLHRNMDIAAWTRDFSLAFEDFRSRVDTGAAAQRIDTYGAESPEEFFAVTSELFFEAPEIIVEIYPAVYRQLRDFYRQDPMARRAGLSTVAGAPIQH
- a CDS encoding MFS transporter, encoding MFLVSISTLLLGIGIVLLGAGMLGTLLGMRASLSGFGPLSAGLIMSGYFVGYIIGTYQCPVLIRRFRHIRVYASMAALGSITALLHGLFVNPWIWGGLRVLSGICMVGLYMVIESWLNEQSPTHLRGKVFAVYMTVTLMAMAIGQFLILAGDINSLNLFALASMLFSLGLVPITFTRVREPVSVPRAHLGLGHLHDVAPLAVAGAFTAGICASALLGMGPIFAQRVGLSTAATALFMSIIILGGAVLQYPVGHLSDTRDRRKILAGTSFAAALSALVIYVAIHYLPVAAYAGGFVYGGLLFSIYSLSAAHMNDHLQREDVLEATGGLLLVYGVGAALGPALAGLFMDTFRPGTLLFFFSAALAILGCYVVYLIRRDDDIPTEAQEPFVPMTRTTPAALEMYPRTEAQPELGEVPASAAGSK
- a CDS encoding PHA-depolymerase-like protein, translating into MMDYCFIAGRALLLTLAALSVSTAHAAQALKTYNVDPDQISVSGLSSGGYMAVQMHVAFSASVMGAGVLAAGPYFCAEGNVLYATTRCLNSGVSLLPPGEYFQDLTEELSDAGRIDSTAGMAGDRVWLFTGGADDVVATPVVDRLRAFYESFVDAGNIVYLRNQIPDAQHAMITDDYGKPCGFEGGAYINDCDFDAAGALLKHIYGELKPPVEAPPAHLKTFDQSPFSGTDSLGAEGFVYVPSDCESGDAGCRLHVAFHGCRQNRNVIGDEYARHAGYNEWAEANDVVVLYPQTESTAVNQCWDWWGYTDGGVEWNYATRSGLQMAAVRAMIGRVAGEPRSGYCGADSIAAHVAAGRAYSQVYWWLWDFYYASGSNDYLGWLESARVTLKQVKPGAFEVASACP
- a CDS encoding glutamate--cysteine ligase, whose amino-acid sequence is MYRTAERRLSRLYNSGRQSLLTGGGIGLEKECLRVTPEGNIAQTPHPPALGAALTNPYITTDYSEALTELITPPFGDVRDCLDFLRDAQKFVYANLGPELLWSTSMPCVVAGETSIPIAYYGESNAGTMKSVYRRGLGHRYGRAMQVIAGAHVNYSLPATFWPVFQEHEGDRRPLAEFISDKYMGMTRNLQRFGWLIPYLFGASPAVCKSFMHGLPSSMPEFDVNTYFEPYGTSLRMSDIGYQNTKEAACGAKASYDNLDAYAQSLARATETSCAAYEPIGVLVDGEYRQLNTNLLQIEAEYYSSVRPKVVLRGNEKPSLALKRRGIEYIELRSLDINAFDPLGLSEDQLRFVEICMLFCVLHDSPRIDAAEACEIDANQGAAARRGRDPQLTLQRHGKSLSLTAWAAELIEAMAGIAETLDAGHRAQCYRSALSTARETVRDPARTPSARMLNEMRAAGEGFFHYAIAKSLEHKNYFDAQSLTEDRERRFETAARHSLREQREIEAADDIPFDEYLRRYFAQA
- a CDS encoding DUF4168 domain-containing protein translates to MLLKLFATRSLLALMLGLGAMSSVYAQNQSPQQMPSMQPEAMNPADVSDQHLEKFANVNVKAQEIQEKYKSEVDGAKTLDDIETIQEKMNGELVDAIESEDLSVQKYQQVGMAVQQDPELRQRAIEKITEKSNSRP